atggacacaagttgctcttggggagatttcGATTGGACACGAGAtggaagtttttcacagtgaggacagtcaaccattggaataatctccccggGGAGGCAgttgactcagccatgttggacacttttaagacagggtgctgggccatcttgtttagactgtgctcttcctagaaaggttggactagatgatccctgaggtcccttccaatgtgtgattctgtgtgattctgtgtgattctgtgtgattctgtgtgattctgtgtgattctgtgtgattctgtgtgattctgtgtgattctgtgtgattctgtgtgattctgtgtgattctgtgtgagaTTCTCTGATATGATGTAATTTCCCAGGAGGAAGagaactgttttcttcaaatCCGCAAGCTTTGAAGCAAGCTGCAATgtagaaaataatctgaatattattagctagaaaaaaaatgctgtctgGGTTACTTCTAGCTTGCTGCTACAGGTTTTGATAAACTGTGATAGATTTAAAAATTGGTCGAGATCTGGGCACTTAAACTGTCCAGGTAGTagggatttctttaaaaatctttactaTAGGCTGTTAGCTTAAATGAGTCTTGTAATGCAAATGTTTTCTCAGCCTACAATTCTTACTCATCTAGATGAAAGGTACTGAGCAAGGGAGAAACACCAAATGCATCTCTGCTCTACCTTCCTCGTAAAATTTTTTTGGGTTCAGTGGGGGACCCTGAGGTTTGTGTTCTCCTTACTCTCCACCTGCTGAAATGACTCAGTCTAGTTGATACTTGTCACTTGATGATGTCTCTTCAGTTAAATCTTGCACTACTAAATTGTGCAATGTGCAAGAGAGTGTGCTTTTATATTTTGGGTAGACCTCAGGTCTACCTGAAGTACTCTATCTGGTACCTGTGGGTACCAGATGAGAGCACTGTACCACTCTTTTCTAAGAATTGCCAATCCTGTGGCAGTGTAATGGCTTTAGATTGGCTAGAGACACAAAAACAATCTTCTACAGGGCAAGTGttagggaaagggaaaaagtaattttagaaTCCCAAAACTTTGTAAAAGTTACTATGGCAAGGGACACACAGAGGTGAAAGCAAGCAGCAGTTCTGATTAAATCTGCTTTACCCAAGGGTTCTGCCTGGTTTGTCTGAACAGATTCCAGATCTCTTGTCTGGAATCCAGTCCTTGGCTTTTGAATGGCCATGGTTTCCCAGCATCATGAGCACTTCCATAGTTTGCTGATTCTTCCTGGGATTACTTGTTGACCAGTAGAATAGCTCCTGGGTCTCTAGTCTATGGACAAACCTAAGCATGAAATCAGTTGGTCAGCAGTCAACAGAAGGCAGTTGTACAGATGGCATAAGCTGCCCCTTCTTTTTTCATACGTTGGcaatttcaaatacaaaaatcGGTGCTGTTTGGATTATGTACATCGTCACAGTTTTGTTGTAATGGTGATGCGATCCTCATAAAGCAGATATGTTTTGTTGTCACTTGTGGAGGTAGCAGGGAGAGTTACAGCATCTGTGGCACTGCTGTGGAGGGGTTGTGAATAGTGCTCAAGGGGGTGGAAACCTAAAGGTACCCTGGACATGAGAACAGTACAGGGCAGCGTCAGGAATAGGGAAAATAGTTCTCATCAGTCAGCAAGAGTCTGAGGGAACAAACTTTCTGAAGTTCCCAGAAGATCTTTAGTTGTTTTGTAATAACTTTTCTCCACCCTTGTTTGGTTTATTATTGTTCCCAAGGGTTTGGTAGTAGGTCATCCTGAAATATGGTTATGCTCAAAATATGCTTGTAAGAGATGTTTGCACAGGTAATGAACTGAATGTGTGCAACCACtgcatctgtttttctcttttagcaACACGGTATTGGTCGGCCAAGTGTATACCATGCGGTGGTGGTCATATTCCTAGAATTCTTTGCCTGGGGCCTCTTGACAACTCCAATGCTAACGGTAAGTATCACTGATTTGCCATTGTCTTGGCAGTAATGGTGAAAGTTAATTCGATAATTCCTAGGGATGGggattttaatttgttttatactTCCTGCTTATCTCATTAACTGAGTTCCAGGAGTCTTAACATTCAACACTGCCCAATATTAGTATAGTACAGCTGTGATCTGGACTACTGAAAGACTACAAGGTAGTGAAAAATAAACTAGCTgtttatttatgtatgtatttatttatttattattagtgTACAAAACGCTGTACTACTCTTtaacttctgtttgctttctagAGTAACATTGGTTTAGTGTATTGATGAAAGTCTCTCTGGAAATTCTGGCTTTTTTTAGGACTTCATAGTTGAATTCATCTTCCAGTCTAACAGTTGAATAAATTGCATCCCACAGTAATCTTTGTACACCATTGTGGGCTGGCTGTTTTGCCAGGATGTaacttgaagtgaaatataAAGGCTTTCATGTAAGAAATGGATAAGTATTTAATCTGTTTGGCATGCAGTTACTTTCCAGATGAATAGATAATTTGAGTGTTTGGTAATAGGATACAAAGCCTTTCTGAAGACGTGGGTCTTACTCATTGAAATCAGGCCTGCCTGAGAGAAGTCATCAAAAGCCTGTTAGTCCAGTTCTTCATCAGATAATATCTGAGAGCACTTTGACTACGTGATGAGCAAGGTTTTGTGAGATTGAAGGACCTTGGAGTTAATTATTTGCCTTCcccaaactacaaaaaaaaaaatatcatttcaaTAACTCTTGAAAGGTGTTTGTCTAACCTTCCTAAAGACAATCACTGATCTTCTTAATATAGCTTAATAGTAAAAAAAGTCTATGTAAACATTTAACAGATTTCCACAAAGCAGATGTCTCACTAAATTACCATCCTGTCATGCTGTCTTGCCAGTGTCAAAATATGGGGAAGCTAACTGGGTGGTCTTTCTTGattccttatttattttcctttcctttttttcttaaccaaaATTGTCAACTTCAAGTTGCCCAAGCTTGACACTTCCCATTTAAAAGGATAATGTGCAAATAGAAATTCTTAcgcagttttaaaaaaaaccaacccaacactCTAATAGAACTGTATGTTAGGTGGGTTCTTCAATAGTGCCTCAGTAGTGtattccaactgaaatagttcCATACGAATTTTTCCTGTTAGTCACGTGCAGCTGGAATGTTAATTcttaaaattagtatttattGTTGTACTGTGTCTAATGGGAATGTTATGAAATGCTTCTAATGCAAAGCTAAATTCTTACTTTGACTAAAGTATGTGGATTCAGTACAGTTGTGGTCTTGAATGTCTTATGTTTTGAATGTTATGTTCCTCTCTTACATGGTCTTGAATACTTAGGAGGCTGTTGCATtgaaaacttaatttaaaaaattgagtTTCATATAATGCGGTAACTTACTTTACACAGGTGTAAATGACTTCTGTGTTCTTGGGGGGTAGTCATCTCTATTAGTAATCAGTTTTGCACACactgaaaggctgctgtttgATTTAAGTAATTTCAAATCTGGTTTGATACTTTGCAGCCTTCTGCCTTGTAACGTACTTGTGGTAACTTATCTTGGCCTGCTGATCAGCCAGCAGTAATAGCAGCAATGTTTAGCCTTTGAACTGCCGTCTCTGCCCACTTGTGCTCAAGCAGGTTTGTCTGGTAGGAAGGGCAGAACTGGAAATGTCTGGCCTGTTGATCAAAGCTCATGatcactgaaatttttttctggttgtgtCATGATTCTCCATGTCATTGTCAACATTCAGTCAGCTTAAGATGTTGTGTTGTGTATGATCAAAATAAACTATATGTACGTATTCTATGATAGCTGAGGTTAATCTAAACAATGAactttaaattctttttcacttcttttgaCATCTGTCAGCAAAGTTGTAGCGTTTGTTTCATGACACTACACTTAGAAGAGATTGAAAGTGTTTATAAAGCACACAAAGGCTGTTTTACTCACAGACTACCAAAAGTTTATGCTTGTTACTCTTATTTATGGACTTGTAAGCCAGTAAATCACTATAAACGATATTAATAACTGGATGACATATTCTGTCTtcaatagaatatttttttgaataTGTGTTTCTGTCAGTAGAGCTTGAGTAAAGCAGTTCTCTCTACCAGTTTGTCAACTTGTGTTTCTCTTGTctaaaaaataatagaaattaatCTTCAGAGCTTGAACCAGTATCAGCAAGGGTTGCCTCTCAGgaaaaacagtggaaaacaCTTCACAGAAATATAATTAGATTTGACTCTGTGACCTTCCTGCTTGTGGTTTGGGTGgtgttggtggtggtggtggtggtggtggtgttgctggtgttgctggtgttgctggtggtgttgctggtggtgttgctggtggtgttgctggtggtgttgctggtggtgttgctggtggtgttggtggtggtgttgctggtggtggtggtgttgctgctggtggtggtgttgctgctggtggtggtgttgctgctggtggtggtgttgctgctggtggtggtgttgctgctgttgttttcacTTTGAACACATCTACTTTCTAGATCTCTAATTTGAACCCtgacttttttcctccatttgtATTGTTAGATTAGTGGTCAAACAGGTGCAAAACTATGCTAAATATATAAACAGACGATGagaccagaaggaaaaagggctGTAAATAAGCAGAATTATCTGACTAGTAGTTAAGATGGGAACAACATTGTTATTAAACTTACGATTTAAGAATCTCAGTCATCCTTGAAAAATGAtgctgatatttttcatttacactAAAGTATTGTTTCTTCAGGCTAGTTGCTTTCTCaatatgcatataaatattttttgtagtttttggCACTCATCTATAGatgaaaacagcaaatgaatttgaagtgtgtgtgcatacatgcTTTGATCATTGCAATAACTCCTAATCAACACAGTAGCACCTGTGAGGCCTTTTAACTGTCTGGCATATTTATGGTAAATCTGTTTAGTATAGATTAACATGCTTGCCCTTGAATTAAGACTGCTGGCAAAGCACCTTGAATGAATTCATAGCTGTACTTAAAGGATACATGAAGCACTCAGAACTGTTGCTAGTATTTATGAGCAGCTACTTGTTCATCAGAAGTGTTCTTAACTGACTATTGAATGTCTGCAGTATATTCAGAAACAGTCTGCACAGTGCCTTTTTGGGCAGTTGTGAAtatagtgctttttttttcttgacagagTAAGTTAGCTGAATCTCATTTTCACTCCTGATTAGTAACAATGAATGAGTCGGCCTTTTGAAGGAATTCTCTACCTCAAAAAGTCTGTGATTTGTACCACATGGAGATGCTTTTTGCTTGCACAGATCCCTTTTCTGAGCAAAGTATCCCAAACCAAACTATCTCTGTGGTACAGTGTCATCTGTGCCAACAGAGGAATTTATACCAATAAATTGATATTAAACCTTGTCATTAAGACAAATAAGAGCATAATTCTGGGATAAGATACTTCTTAACATGTCCCAATGAAGCTATCCTGTTTTACAAATCAAATTTAAACCTTGAATCAACTTTCTCCTGTCTCTCCTGATTcaaagaatgcttttttttccttgtcaggTCTTACATGAAACATTTTCCCatcatacatttttaatgaatggTCTTATTCAAGGTGTTAAggtaagattatttttttaaaaaaaacctctgacCTAAATATTCTGTTTGCTCCTGTATTGTAATTTGTCTCTCCTGCATTCTCCATAAGAGCATCCAAAACACTGAGAAGGTAATTAGTTTTTTAAgccattttttttattgtaatggTTGTGTCCTTGGGCTCAGTTCAAGTTTTACTTGCTAAATGGTAGCTTCTTGAaacaagtgaaatatttctcaGAAGTTTAAATTCTTCTAATTTGCATAGGTACCAGTTGTGGCTACTGTAATCTTGGTAAGGAACCTTCTGAGAATGGAgctaattttttaatgtgtgctTCCTAATGTTAGATGATATATATCAGAAGCAGATTAATGCAGCCATTGTGATATCATTGagataaaaaaatgaagcacttAAACACTGTGATTTTGTCCAAGATGTGGtacaaaagataattttcagCAGGGCTGTTTGTTTCGTTGttcctccacccccacccctctgttttatttttttttttagcagtttttGGGTGTTCTGTGATGGTCAAGATACTCAGGGCATCTTACATCTTTCTTATACCACTGCATTCACTCAGTGGTCATACTGGATCATTGCCACAAAAAAAGCTTGCAAAATTTCTCTTGCGTAACTAAAACTTAAGTCTCTTCTTTGCTGTCTTACTAACAGACTTCAAAGCACTTAGTGTAATTTAGGACTAAGTTAATTTATAGCACCCATAAATTACTTAGCTTTGAATACTGTAACAGATCTAAAGCATTGTTTATAGTCGTAAGAACATGACATCTTTACGATGGATTTGCTGCCTGGTATCTTTCATGGTGGACTGGCAGAACACCATGCACTAGCGATGTCGTGATGTCTCAAACTGAAAGAGGAAGTTAACTCTGTATtgttcccttaaaaaaaaacagagttcATGTTGTTCTTGGTGTTTATTTGCAGCTCTGTTCATTCACAGTGCAGTGAAACAATGCATATCACTTGAAAGTAGTGAATAGAGGATTCCCCATATATTTGCTACAAAGCATATCTgtagaaaaatgcattaatatcATGGTGTTAAATGTATGCATTGCTCTAACAGGTATAATAAATGGCAGGGGAGCATAGACCAGAGTGAGCTTGGACTTCAGTGtccaatattttgtttaaagcgCTGTTTACGAAACATCAAAAGTGTTTTGGATGACAGCAGAACATGTTAGTTCATGTTCTACTGAAATCGGACTCTAAGGatcaaaaacattaatttcaacTGAGTAAGGCATCTAACTTGCCTAGGATCCAGTGGTCTGGCTTTGTAGCTTTTGCTCTAAGTTTACGTACTGAAATTATCAGAATCAGAGTTGTTTATTGGGATTTGGCAGAATAGCGATTTAGTACAGTAGTCTGTATGCATATGTTAAACTTGAAGGTGACAATATTTGACCAGATGTTAGCTAAAGTTAGCTGGACTAGACTTTGGGTGTATTGAGGTGCTTACAGAATCATGTATTTATTAGTGCTTGGATTTATCGCAGAGTTGGATTGATACAAGAACAGTATACTAGTTATTAGGAAAATGAATCTGCTCTGGAGGCTTTGCAGTTAACAAACATGGGAAAGGTTGtgcttattttaattcttctgtgtAATACAGAGCAGATTTGAGGCCTAGATTCTACGACTTtgtgaaatgctgaaaaatctAGTATTTGATGCTTAGTCAATTTTTCCCATGACAACTGTACCCCTAAATCTGACTTTTGCCACTGGATTACCATTATGGTGCTCCCCTGTCTCAGGTTGTCAAGCCTGCCTAAATAGTCCTCATAGTTCTTGAAATGTACAAATGCCATGTACGTGATAAATACGTAGAATAAAGCACTTAGTGGtctgtttaatttgtttcagAGAACAGTTAGGTTACCGAAAACCCTCCCTTAGGACAGTCCAAATTAGAGGGGAATTTGGGTTTGGAATCTAGCACTAAGTCTTGTGATAGAGGCTACAAAGGTGTCCTAGATTGTAGTTTTTGGAGATTAAGAAGCTTTTGCAGTCCGTTGTACTTCTCCATTGAATCAAATTGGTCCTGAAAAAATGTATGgcttaaaaaatttttttttaatgcactcaGGTTTAATAGATTTTAAACGTAAAACATAAGAATCACAGAAAAGTAGACTGTAGAAGAAATTGTGTACAATTTCAGTTATCTactgttttgtgtttaaaatcaaATTGGAATTGTAGTCCTTTTTTATATTGTGGTAAAAGTGAAACTTGGAAATGCAAATATAGACATagtaattgtttttcttctgtcacagggttttttgtcctttctcagCGCTCCGCTAATAGGTGCCCTATCAGATGCttggggaagaaaatattttcttcttcttacaGTTTTCTTCACCTGTGCCCCAATTCCATTAATGAGAATAAGTCCATGGTAAGTGGTAAAGGCTGCAGTAGTGAGCTTGTCAGTGCAGTAGAAATTCAGTCAAAGGAGCAATTTGGGGAAGTGAAAGAGGGACAACAAGACAAGAGGAAGGACACTTTCCTTTGAAGCTGTCGTTGCAATATTCTGAAGCTTTTCTCTTTAAGAGGTGTTAAAACTGTATCTTAAAAGTAGAAATTATGGAATGTGATTTAGTTACGGTATTTACACAAGTATAACAGTAATTGAAATTATTTGGTAGCCCTGTCTAACTCAGGTTTAATCTCAGctgttaattttttcccctgaggaCTGACAATGCTGTAGTAGTAAACATATTTGTAAAGCTAAATGGACCTTAGAAATTACTGACCACAAAAATACCATAACTGCTGCAGAAGAGATCTTTTAACTCTATGATTAGGCAACTCTGACATATTAACTGAGTGCAATTGACTTAGTTCCAGTGTCGTTTACATTCATTGTGAAACTTGGGAGGATTACAGAAGACCTTTGTGTACACTGAATGCTTTTAGCTTCCGAAGCATTTTATATGATAATTTATTCCTTAACTGGTTGAGAAACTGAGTTCTAAGATAGTTCCTTTTTCATAACTTAAACTTGCTTCAGCTTCGAGAGTGTGAAAATGTATAGGCATTGTGTCCTGAAGGGGCCAATTCTTCTTTTAGGGTGATGTAAAGTAAACAgtagaatattaaaaattaaggtgTTGTTTTCCAATATTTAAGTGAGGCTGCACCATCATTCATCTCCAGTAAAGCTCTTTGTTAGTTCTTGAGGAACACTTCTCATGGCTTAAATACAAACTTACTTGATTAGTAAGAGAGAAGCAGGAGGTCTTAGCTTAAACTTTCTAATTGTTGCTTTTAAATCATTAGGTGGTACTTCGCTATGATTTCGGTATCTGGAATCTTTTCTGTTAccttttctgtaatatttgcCTATGTAGCTGATGTAACACAAGAACATGAAAGAATTACAGCCTATGGACTGGTAAGATATGCgaaacttgaaagaaaaggtCAGATTATGACCTTTATATTGAACTTCTTGTATTTTGATCTATAGATTGTTTCCTGATTAATATAATGAGCTTGACAGAGAAAGGAATGAACCATTCATCAAGGCACTGTGTTAGAGTTTGGAAAATCTAATTTAGACTTTTTACTGCTGCACAGACTGCTCTGTGCTCATAGGAACAGGACAAGAATTTGACAACTTTACCTGTGAAGAGGTAACAAAACgtgttttaaattttgcaggCAGAACAAGAAATATTGTTAAAGGCGACGCAAGTTATTTAATACTTGATCTGATGATATGTTTCCACCAGCTGTAAATTGCGCTTTTAAAttatgtgatttctttttaatatggaGTGTCTTTTTCTGTAGTCAAAACAGGCAGGAAGGGTAAAAATGcataatgaagtatttttagtAACTTAGTCATGACCTTTCTTAATTGGcaagagaagaggaaagtaGTTCAGTTAGTACCAAGTAACTTGTACAGTAATAATATAATTCCTGCCTAGTTTGCTTTCCTGAATATCTATATTGGCTTAGGTGTTGGAGGCCCACTGATAGATGATGCCCTTAGCCTTTGAATGTCACTTATCCCTTCATCCTCTGTGCATCTGTTTTCACTATACAGATTTTCATGGACTTGATTTTGGCTGACTGTACTTTACTTTGAGCTGTTAAGGTTTCCTATATTTTCAGTCTTAGGGATGTATGATTCCTCAGCTATTGACTTAAGagttaagaaaataaaggacTTGGTTCTCTTGAACTAAACTTGTATTTTTGTAGCAGAGCACAAAACAGGTTTAAAAGTTCTGGAATTCCCACTTCATTTCTCCTGTCTATAAAAAGGGCTGTAAGTATATTTGGAGAATATATTTGCCTGccttcaaatgtttttttcttaacagaaaCCGTTTGATCTAAAATTCTACAAGATGATAGATGAAGGTGCAGTTGTTTTGATGAAGTCTGCATCTCTTTCTGATCAGTTTGTTATACCTTTCCTTAGGATGTTTTTTCTAGCTTGATGCAAAGCTAAATTTCTAGCTTGTGTTCTCTCttattctataaatatatataaaaagatattatataatttatataatatataaatattataaatattagaTACGCagagtgtttttattttggggacCGGAAAAGAGtagtaattaagaaaaaacaaaacaacaaacccaaacaaaatagctttatttctaaacattttctAATGATTTGTATAGAGAAATTTAACCAtaacacttgatttttttcatcatgTTCCACTGTATACCAATACAGTAAGTGATCTGTTAGTAGCTGCATGTCGCTACAACATAGTATGAAGTGATACTGTTGTTGTCACAGCTAATGATTTCGTAGTTCACTGTGCTATCCAGTGGTAGctatgcatttaaaatgcaaactgtTAACAAAGGCATTATGTATTACTGTATGTATTACCCAGAGTGCTGAGGCTCAGGCTCATTTAGGCAGACACTTAAATGTGTTGACcactttttcagtgaaatctcATCAAATCCctaactggaaaacaaaagccattttaGCCTATTTGAAAGTAAGAGCTGTTTTACTTTCAGCCTAACTCACTCTTGGACTGCAAATACTGTCTTGTATGGTGTGCTGTGGAGGAGGTTGGAGAAACTTTATTTGGACCCATGTTTACTGTCATAAgtgattgttttttaaaatttaaattttaactggtgattttcttttttaaaaaaaccacactgctGGGGAGGGGTGATGGTGTTGAACAAGttacttcatttttctgcagGGGCAGAATAACCACTTCAACAAGTTTGTAAACTGTTCTTGTGCATAGGTATCTGCCACCTTTGCAGCAAGTTTGGTAACTAGCCCTGCCATTGGAGCATACCTGTCTGCCAGCTATGGAGATAATCTTGTTGTACTAGTGGCCACATTGGTAGCTGTTGTGGACATCTGCTTCATCCTGCTAGCTGTACCAGAATCTCTGCCAGAAAAAATGAGGCCTGCTTCACGGGGAGCTTCTATATCTTGGGAACAAGCAGACCCTTTTGCAGTAAGATGCACTTCAATaagtaattaataaataattgatGATTAAATATTAATAGTAATTAATTGCATTATATAAGCTTGAGAAGTTTTTAATCTTATTGGTGTCTTGACTATCCAGTATACCATAATGTCTCTTCTCTGCTCTTGCACAAAAAGACCTAGCTACttttaaaaccccaaaccaaactaTGAATTAAATGCTTCTTGAATTGGAACCAATGTTTGGTTTGAAATCCAAAGGGAAAATACTTTACTCTTCTAACTTACTCTGTTTTGTAAGAAATGCTGAATTCTTACAGTGCTACAGACCCCAAAGCCTGATAATTGCAAGACTTTTCCATAATCATTTTATGCTTTGTACTTTTGGTTGGCAATCTCTTTCCCCACTCTTGAATTCCACTTTTGGTTGtatgtgatttctttttaatagacAATGGATCTATTAAGCCTGATTTTTCTGTGGGCATACATAGGAAGGGTTAAAACATATAATGCAGCCTTTCTAGAAACTTTTTCACTTATTCTTACTTACTTAGCTAATTTGTCTTTGTGTTATACCTTGATGTCTTAAGAGAGGAAAGAGTGATTGTTCTTTATGAGATGCATCTTGCTGGGAACTGGTTGTGAACATTGAGAGATGAGTGACATGCTTGAAAGACTGTAGTTAAAGTGTTTGTTTTCCACAATTTATTTGTTACTCAAACTGATTCATATTACGGGACAAGAAGTGTAAGAAATACACAACAAAAATACTGTCataatttgggaagaaaaacagttgtAACAAGGCCGTACTAATTGCTAGCATTTTTGGAACAGATTTTTATGGAGATCAATTAGAAGATATTatgcatttttctaaatattacaTGATGCTGTTTTTAGTGAATACTTGTAATTTGGCACTGATCAGTAGCTTCAAAAATCAAATGGAAACTTTGCAGAAGAATCAGATACCACAAACCGTACATAATGGAATTGTTTCTAGCTTAATGTTCAGCTTAACTGTTTccatgtgtgatttttttttttgactcatAGGCGTGAGtaaattggatttttaaaaagcgaatccactttctgctttctttatgCTTTCATTAAACTCTGTATAAACGTTGCAATACTTGTGTATCCTTGTTTTACAGTCTCTGAAGAAGGTTAGAAAAGATTCTACAGTTCTCCCGATCTGCAttacagtgtttttttcctatctgCCTGAGGCTGGCCAGTATTCTAGCTTCTTTCTCTACTTGAGACAGGTAAGTGTTAGTGTCTTCACCTCTTATTAAGAATGTTTAATTAAGTATTCCCTAAGAGTTGCTTCTTTTTGAAGACTTTGctcagaaaactgctttctggcaaaatacagcttcaaaaaataaaggcagagtAATTTGCTAAGCCAAGGACCAAGTAACACTTGATGCATAACTGAATAACTCCTGATGCATAAACCCTGCCATAGCTTAAGCATGTGTTCATAAAGTTAAGCAGACCTTTGTTCCCATTCACTGCAGCAGTTTATATGTCTCAAGTTGGGATCTTGCCTGTTGAAAAGCTATTGTGTCTGTGGGAGGGGATAGAGAATTACAATTTCCAGATACATGACTTCCTGTCTCCTTTTCTTTAAggcctgttttctttttttttctcacgtGGATTTCTTGGCAAGCAGTCAAGTTAAggattatttttgaaagtggACACTTCCTATATGGATTTAGATTATAAGCAGGgatcagtgttttcttttaagaagatATCTCTTTGCTAGTGATTGTCCTG
The DNA window shown above is from Phalacrocorax aristotelis chromosome Z, bGulAri2.1, whole genome shotgun sequence and carries:
- the SLC71A2 gene encoding hippocampus abundant transcript-like protein 1 isoform X3, with the protein product MLTVLHETFSHHTFLMNGLIQGVKGFLSFLSAPLIGALSDAWGRKYFLLLTVFFTCAPIPLMRISPWWYFAMISVSGIFSVTFSVIFAYVADVTQEHERITAYGLVSATFAASLVTSPAIGAYLSASYGDNLVVLVATLVAVVDICFILLAVPESLPEKMRPASRGASISWEQADPFASLKKVRKDSTVLPICITVFFSYLPEAGQYSSFFLYLRQIIGFGSASIAAFIAVVGILSIIAQTVFLSILMRSIGNKNTVLLGLGFQILQLAWYGFGSQSWMMWAAGAVAAMSSITFPAISALVSRNAESDQQGVVQGIITGIRGLCNGLGPALYGFIFFLFHVELNELPPDQTSGKKAMQDPSDERAIVPGPPFLVGACIVLLAFLVALFIPEHSKASSTRKHSNSISSTLSNNLDQSSEEDIEPLLQDSSV